The proteins below are encoded in one region of Juglans microcarpa x Juglans regia isolate MS1-56 chromosome 4D, Jm3101_v1.0, whole genome shotgun sequence:
- the LOC121259035 gene encoding uncharacterized protein LOC121259035: MAQLPFNSISSSIEVQTDREETARKSKKEGKREKMGFFFFFAESFILSPTILCLLLFISPSLASETNPTTPKSSAYEVLEDYNFPIGILPKGVRGYNLDPSTGKFSAYLGGSCSFSLEGSYQLKYKSTIRGHISQGKLSSLEGVSVKLFFFWVDIVEVQRKGDSLGFSVGIAGADFPIDNFEECPQCGCGLNCNDGQLEEVRSSPVVSSYAK, translated from the coding sequence ATGGCCCAGCTACCATTCAATTCCATTTCCTCTTCGATAGAAGTACAGACAGATCGAGAAGAGACAGCACGAAAGagcaagaaagaaggaaagagagagaagatgggcttcttcttcttcttcgccgAAAGTTTCATACTTTCACCAACGATCCTATGCCTCCTTCTGTTCATTTCACCATCTTTAGCGTCAGAAACCAACCCTACAACCCCCAAGAGCTCAGCCTATGAAGTTCTTGAGGACTACAACTTCCCTATTGGCATCCTCCCCAAAGGTGTGCGAGGCTATAATCTTGATCCCTCCACGGGAAAATTTTCTGCCTACTTGGGCGGTAGCTGCAGCTTCTCGCTCGAAGGCTCGTACCAGTTGAAGTACAAATCCACTATCAGAGGTCATATTTCGCAAGGCAAGCTCTCGAGCTTGGAGGGCGTTAGTGTGAAGCTCTTCTTCTTCTGGGTTGACATTGTTGAGGTACAGAGGAAAGGGGATAGTCTCGGATTCTCGGTCGGGATAGCTGGTGCGGATTTTCCTATTGATAACTTTGAGGAGTGCCCTCAGTGTGGTTGCGGATTGAATTGCAATGATGGGCAACTAGAGGAGGTCAGATCAAGCCCGGTTGTTTCTTCTTATGCCAAATGA
- the LOC121260646 gene encoding bidirectional sugar transporter SWEET17-like, with protein MATLSFFVGVIGNIISVLLFLSPLGTFCRIVKHRTTEEFESFPYICTLLNSSLWTYYGVTKPGSLLVATVNSFGVVVEIVFISLFLVFAPPRIRAKTAALVAVLNVGFLAGVMLITGFLLHGDTKIDVIGFLAAGFNIVMYASPLAAMKRVVSTKSVEYMPFLLSFFVFLNGGIWTFYAVLVRDVFLGVPNGAGFILGTAQLVLYAIYRNPKSSSKKMPEDLEDHESQHEHLLPSSSTSVQENITI; from the exons ATGGCTACTCTAAGTTTCTTTGTTGGAGTTATAG GCAACATCATCTCAGTGCtactctttctttctccctt AGGAACATTTTGTCGAATTGTTAAGCATCGAACAACAGAAGAGTTTGAGAGCTTTCCTTACATTTGCACATTACTGAATTCATCATTATGGACTTACTATGGAGTTACAAAGCCTGGAAGCCTGCTTGTGGCGACTGTCAACAGTTTTGGTGTTGTTGTGGAGATTGTTTTCATTTCCTTGTTCCTTGTATTTGCACCTCCAAGGATTAGG GCGAAGACTGCAGCATTAGTTGCGGTTTTGAATGTGGGATTCCTCGCAGGAGTGATGTTGATTACTGGTTTTTTGTTGCACGGAGATACAAAGATCGATGTCATAGGATTCTTGGCTGCAGGTTTTAATATAGTTATGTACGCTTCACCTCTGGCAGCCATG AAAAGGGTGGTGTCAACGAAAAGCGTGGAGTACATGCCTTTCCTTCTCTCCTTTTTCGTTTTCTTGAATGGAGGGATTTGGACCTTCTATGCCGTCCTTGTGAGGGATGTCTTTCTCGGA GTACCAAATGGGGCTGGATTTATTCTGGGAACAGCCCAACTGGTTTTATATGCAATATACAGGAACCCTAAGTCATCATCCAAGAAAATGCCTGAGGATTTGGAGGATCATGAGTCCCAGCACGAACACCTTCTTCCCTCTAGCAGTACTTCTGTGCAGGAAAATATTaccatttga
- the LOC121259579 gene encoding uncharacterized protein LOC121259579, whose product MAVTEGHQAISVVAPRLRSYADLVLETPQPIPEVMVPFRSHKIVDGEVYIIFSKDEVDRSAIPFQYSLVLKFLRQRPSLDSTRAFIKAKWGLSNQPIVSSMSKPRNVLVRLALEEDFVKAFARENCEINGVPYRVFHWTTEFQEDQEPVRVPVWITLPGLPPNYYHESFLRSITAPIGRFLKRDNPTRCATRTNGARICLEMDISKEPIQALWIGTPRNPQSLYQSIEFETLPAYCPKCHVQGHNSKTCKGEGKKRNVQMTEPKEKATMEQVWVITETKGGNLVQKGESSKVEERQLNVEDFIPNDQVWEKSDVDRMNGVEDRGMEAVPILAQEEADGEPGSTI is encoded by the coding sequence ATGGCTGTCACCGAAGGCCACCAGGCCATTTCGGTGGTTGCTCCTCGCCTCAGATCCTATGCAGACTTGGTCCTGGAGACTCCTCAGCCTATCCCTGAAGTCATGGTACCATTCCGATCTCACAAAATTGTTGATGGAGAGGTCTATATTATCTTCTCTAAAGATGAAGTGGACCGCTCGGCTATACCTTTTCAATACTCTCTAGTATTGAAATTTCTCCGACAAAGACCCTCTCTTGATTCCACAAGAGCATTCATCAAAGCCAAATGGGGTCTATCAAACCAACCGATTGTTTCATCTATGAGTAAGCCGCGGAATGTCTTAGTGAGACTGGCGTTGGAGGAAGATTTTGTTAAGGCTTTTGCTCGTGAGAATTGTGAAATCAATGGAGTACCGTATAGAGTTTTCCATTGGACTACTGAAttccaagaagatcaagaaccaGTCCGTGTGCCGGTGTGGATCACGCTGCCAGGTCTTCCACCAAACTACTATCATGAGTCTTTCCTTCGTAGCATTACGGCTCCAATTGGAAGATTTCTAAAGCGAGACAATCCCACCCGATGCGCTACTCGTACAAATGGTGCAAGAATCTGTTTAGAGATGGATATTTCTAAAGAGCCTATTCAAGCGTTGTGGATTGGTACCCCCCGAAACCCCCAAAGTCTTTATCAAAGTATTGAGTTCGAGACATTGCCGGCATACTGTCCAAAGTGTCATGTTCAAGGTCATAACTCCAAGACTTGTAAAGGTGAAGGCAAGAAACGTAATGTGCAGATGACGGAACCAAAAGAGAAGGCAACGATGGAACAGGTCTGGGTTATCACGGAAACCAAAGGTGGGAATCTTGTTCAGAAGGGTGAGTCTAGCAAGGTGGAAGAGAGGCAGTTGAATGTGGAGGACTTTATTCCAAATGATCAAGTATGGGAGAAATCGGATGTTGACCGTATGAATGGTGTTGAAGACAGAGGAATGGAAGCAGTTCCAATATTAGCGCAGGAAGAGGCTGATGGAGAACCGGGTTCCACAATTTAG
- the LOC121261648 gene encoding bidirectional sugar transporter SWEET17-like isoform X1 gives MKLIFLSMISLVYFTGVLGNNVPSLFLIYTAFIIKLLWLFFSLFRLIFLLVYVSGNIMSGLVYLSPTPTFWRIVKRRSTEEFESLPYICKLLNAYFWVYYGLIKPDSLLVATVNMFGAVVEIIFLFIFLLYAPPGMKARTAILVAILDVGFPAAAVLLTQFLLHGEVRIDVAGLLCVGFSMIAYASPLSAMKTVVTTKSVEYMPFLLSFILFLNGGVWTFYAFLTKDWFVGTPNGTGFLLGTAQLILYAIYWKPKPSKQQVLNNEDLEDNDTRQREPLIIPAAGSQSVNAVAEM, from the exons ATGAAACTAATCTTTCTCAGCATGATAAGCTTAGTTTACTTTACTGGAGTGCTAGGTAACAACGTCCCATctcttttcttaatttatacagcctttataattaaattactttGGTTATTTTTCAGTTTGTTTCGATTGATTTTCTTGCTTGTATATGTTTCAGGCAACATTATGTCGGGGCTAGTCTACCTCTCACCCAC ACCAACATTTTGGAGAATTGTGAAGCGTAGATCAACCGAGGAATTTGAGAGCCTTCCATACATTTGCAAGTTGTTGAATGCATATTTTTGGGTTTACTATGGACTTATTAAGCCTGATAGCTTGCTCGTTGCCACGGTCAATATGTTTGGTGCTGTTGTAgagatcatttttcttttcatatttctgCTTTACGCCCCTCCTGGAatgaag GCTAGAACCGCCATACTTGTTGCAATTCTGGATGTGGGGTTTCCAGCAGCAGCAGTTTTGTTGACACAATTCTTGCTACATGGTGAAGTGCGGATTGATGTTGCAGGTTTACTGTGTGTAGGCTTCAGCATGATTGCATATGCTTCACCTCTCTCGGCTATG AAAACAGTGGTGACCACGAAGAGTGTGGAGTACATGCCTTTTCTTCTCTCATTCATCCTTTTCTTGAACGGAGGAGTTTGGACTTTCTATGCCTTTCTCACGAAAGACTGGTTTGTAGGA ACGCCAAATGGGACTGGATTTCTTCTTGGAACAGCTCAGCTGATTCTCTATGCAATTTATTGGAAACCTAAGCCATCCAAGCAGCAAGTCTTGAACAACGAGGATTTAGAGGATAATGATACTAGGCAACGTGAGCCGCTCATCATCCCGGCGGCCGGCTCCCAATCCGTTAATGCAGTGGCCGAAATGTGA
- the LOC121261648 gene encoding bidirectional sugar transporter SWEET17-like isoform X2: MKLIFLSMISLVYFTGVLGNIMSGLVYLSPTPTFWRIVKRRSTEEFESLPYICKLLNAYFWVYYGLIKPDSLLVATVNMFGAVVEIIFLFIFLLYAPPGMKARTAILVAILDVGFPAAAVLLTQFLLHGEVRIDVAGLLCVGFSMIAYASPLSAMKTVVTTKSVEYMPFLLSFILFLNGGVWTFYAFLTKDWFVGTPNGTGFLLGTAQLILYAIYWKPKPSKQQVLNNEDLEDNDTRQREPLIIPAAGSQSVNAVAEM; encoded by the exons ATGAAACTAATCTTTCTCAGCATGATAAGCTTAGTTTACTTTACTGGAGTGCTAG GCAACATTATGTCGGGGCTAGTCTACCTCTCACCCAC ACCAACATTTTGGAGAATTGTGAAGCGTAGATCAACCGAGGAATTTGAGAGCCTTCCATACATTTGCAAGTTGTTGAATGCATATTTTTGGGTTTACTATGGACTTATTAAGCCTGATAGCTTGCTCGTTGCCACGGTCAATATGTTTGGTGCTGTTGTAgagatcatttttcttttcatatttctgCTTTACGCCCCTCCTGGAatgaag GCTAGAACCGCCATACTTGTTGCAATTCTGGATGTGGGGTTTCCAGCAGCAGCAGTTTTGTTGACACAATTCTTGCTACATGGTGAAGTGCGGATTGATGTTGCAGGTTTACTGTGTGTAGGCTTCAGCATGATTGCATATGCTTCACCTCTCTCGGCTATG AAAACAGTGGTGACCACGAAGAGTGTGGAGTACATGCCTTTTCTTCTCTCATTCATCCTTTTCTTGAACGGAGGAGTTTGGACTTTCTATGCCTTTCTCACGAAAGACTGGTTTGTAGGA ACGCCAAATGGGACTGGATTTCTTCTTGGAACAGCTCAGCTGATTCTCTATGCAATTTATTGGAAACCTAAGCCATCCAAGCAGCAAGTCTTGAACAACGAGGATTTAGAGGATAATGATACTAGGCAACGTGAGCCGCTCATCATCCCGGCGGCCGGCTCCCAATCCGTTAATGCAGTGGCCGAAATGTGA